The following proteins come from a genomic window of Pyxidicoccus sp. MSG2:
- the cysC gene encoding adenylyl-sulfate kinase, which produces MRQTTGFILWLTGMSGAGKSTLSRALQARVDGMRPVELLDGDEVRTWLSRGLGFSREDREENVRRIGNVALLLAKHGVGVIVAAISPYRGSRNEVRRMAEAKGIPFLEVYIQASLDALIARDVKGLYKKALAGEIPHFTGVSDPYEAPEAPEATVRSDAESVEAGLERVVEMLRAQGLLASAAAA; this is translated from the coding sequence ATGCGGCAGACAACGGGATTCATCCTCTGGCTGACGGGTATGTCCGGCGCGGGCAAGAGCACGCTGTCCCGCGCGCTGCAGGCGCGAGTGGACGGGATGCGGCCGGTGGAGCTGTTGGACGGTGACGAGGTGCGCACCTGGCTGTCGCGCGGCCTGGGCTTCTCGCGCGAGGACCGCGAGGAGAACGTGCGGCGCATCGGCAACGTGGCGCTGCTGCTCGCCAAGCACGGCGTGGGCGTCATCGTCGCCGCCATCTCTCCCTACCGGGGCTCGCGGAACGAGGTGCGCCGCATGGCCGAGGCGAAGGGCATCCCCTTCCTCGAGGTCTACATCCAGGCCAGCCTGGACGCGCTCATCGCCCGCGACGTGAAGGGCCTCTACAAGAAGGCGCTCGCCGGGGAGATTCCGCACTTCACCGGCGTGTCGGACCCGTACGAGGCGCCGGAGGCCCCCGAGGCCACCGTGCGCTCGGATGCGGAGTCCGTGGAGGCGGGGCTGGAGCGCGTGGTGGAGATGCTGCGCGCCCAGGGCCTGCTGGCCTCCGCCGCGGCCGCCTGA
- a CDS encoding sulfate adenylyltransferase subunit 1: MELLRFATAGSVDDGKSTLIGRLLYDTKSILEDQLAAVERTSRARGDEYVNLALLLDGLKAEREQGITIDVAYRYFSTVKRKFIIADTPGHLQYTRNMVTGASTADLALILVDARKGVLEQTRRHAFIASLLRVPHLVLCINKMDLVGFDQAVFDGIREEFRQFSMKLDVQDLSFIPISALGGDNVVSRSDKMPWYEGPTLLHHLENVHIASDRNLIHVRFPVQSVIRPMSAKYHDYRAYAGQVLGGVLRPGDEVMVMPSGFTTRIRDIDLAGKSLTEAFPPMSVNVSLAEELDISRGDMLCRPGNPPTAGQDIDAMVCWLSETTTLQPGARLAIKHTTRLARAKINQLHYRLDVNTLHRDADSPQLKLNEIGRVTLRTTVPLFFDEYQRNRYTGSFILIDEATNATVGAGMINGPAV; this comes from the coding sequence GTGGAACTGCTTCGTTTCGCGACCGCGGGCTCCGTCGATGACGGAAAGAGCACCCTCATTGGCCGGCTGCTCTACGACACCAAGTCCATCCTTGAGGACCAGCTGGCCGCCGTGGAGCGCACCAGCCGCGCCCGGGGCGACGAGTACGTCAACCTGGCGCTCCTGCTCGACGGCCTGAAGGCCGAGCGCGAGCAGGGCATCACCATCGACGTGGCGTACCGCTACTTCTCGACGGTGAAGCGCAAGTTCATCATCGCGGACACGCCCGGACACCTGCAGTACACGCGCAACATGGTGACGGGCGCGTCCACGGCGGACCTGGCGCTCATCCTCGTGGACGCGCGCAAGGGCGTGCTGGAGCAGACGCGCCGCCATGCCTTCATCGCGTCGCTCCTGCGCGTGCCGCACCTGGTGCTGTGCATCAACAAGATGGACCTGGTCGGCTTCGACCAGGCTGTCTTCGACGGCATCCGCGAGGAGTTCCGCCAGTTCTCCATGAAGCTGGACGTGCAGGACCTCTCGTTCATCCCCATCTCCGCGCTGGGCGGGGACAACGTGGTGTCGCGCTCGGACAAGATGCCCTGGTACGAGGGCCCCACGCTCCTGCACCACCTGGAGAACGTGCACATCGCGTCCGACCGGAACCTCATCCACGTGCGCTTCCCGGTCCAGAGCGTCATCCGCCCCATGTCCGCGAAGTACCATGACTACCGCGCCTACGCGGGGCAGGTGCTGGGCGGCGTGCTGCGCCCGGGCGACGAGGTGATGGTGATGCCCTCCGGCTTCACCACCCGCATCCGTGACATCGACCTGGCCGGCAAGAGCCTCACCGAGGCCTTCCCGCCCATGTCCGTCAACGTGTCGCTGGCCGAGGAGCTGGACATCAGCCGCGGCGACATGCTCTGCCGCCCGGGCAACCCGCCCACGGCGGGCCAGGACATCGACGCGATGGTGTGCTGGCTGTCGGAGACCACGACGCTGCAGCCCGGCGCGCGGCTGGCCATCAAGCACACCACGCGCCTGGCGCGGGCGAAGATCAACCAGCTGCACTACCGGCTGGATGTGAATACGCTCCACCGGGATGCGGACAGCCCGCAGCTGAAGCTGAACGAGATTGGCCGGGTGACGCTGCGCACCACGGTCCCCCTGTTCTTCGACGAGTACCAGCGCAACCGCTACACGGGCAGCTTCATCCTCATCGACGAGGCGACCAACGCCACGGTGGGTGCCGGGATGATCAACGGTCCCGCGGTCTGA
- the cysD gene encoding sulfate adenylyltransferase subunit CysD, giving the protein MSYELSHLEALEAESIFIIREVAAELDRPVLLFSGGKDSAVMLHLAVKAFAPAPLPFPLMHVDTGHNFPEVLQYRDARVAELGARLIVASVQEAIDGGRVAEEKGPRASRNRAQTVPLLEAIEKHQFNAVFGGARRDEEKARAKERVFSFRDEFGQWDPKNQRPELWGLYNARHRRGEHLRVFPLSNWTELDIWQYIDQEKVALPSIYYSHRREVFRRDGMLMAWSPFLQMLPGEEVITAEVRFRTVGDMTCTACVESSATTVEQVVNEIRASRVTERGASRADDKFSETAMEDRKREGYF; this is encoded by the coding sequence GTGAGTTACGAGCTGTCACATCTCGAGGCCCTGGAAGCCGAGTCCATCTTCATCATCCGTGAGGTGGCGGCCGAGCTGGATCGGCCCGTCCTGCTGTTCTCCGGAGGGAAGGACTCGGCGGTGATGTTGCACCTGGCGGTGAAGGCGTTCGCGCCGGCGCCACTGCCCTTCCCGCTGATGCACGTGGACACCGGGCACAACTTCCCGGAGGTCCTCCAGTACCGCGACGCACGCGTGGCGGAGCTGGGGGCGCGGCTCATCGTCGCGTCGGTGCAGGAGGCCATCGATGGTGGCCGCGTGGCGGAGGAGAAGGGGCCTCGCGCCTCGCGCAACCGCGCGCAGACGGTGCCGCTGCTGGAGGCGATTGAGAAGCACCAGTTCAACGCCGTGTTCGGCGGCGCCCGGCGCGACGAGGAGAAGGCCCGCGCGAAGGAGCGCGTCTTCTCGTTCCGCGACGAGTTCGGGCAGTGGGACCCGAAGAACCAGCGCCCGGAATTGTGGGGCCTCTACAACGCGCGTCACCGCCGGGGTGAGCACCTGCGCGTGTTCCCCCTGTCCAACTGGACCGAGCTGGACATCTGGCAGTACATCGACCAGGAGAAGGTGGCGCTGCCGTCCATCTACTACAGCCACCGGCGCGAGGTGTTCCGCCGCGACGGCATGCTGATGGCCTGGTCGCCCTTCCTCCAGATGCTGCCCGGCGAGGAAGTCATCACCGCCGAGGTGCGCTTCCGCACCGTGGGCGACATGACCTGCACCGCGTGCGTCGAGTCCTCGGCCACCACCGTGGAGCAGGTCGTCAACGAGATTCGCGCCTCGCGCGTCACCGAGCGCGGCGCCAGCCGCGCCGACGACAAGTTCAGCGAGACGGCGATGGAAGACCGCAAGCGTGAGGGTTATTTCTAG
- a CDS encoding GNAT family N-acetyltransferase — MDAESLPHPEPRLLAWRIEQAQAEQVDQTPLPGRVGQPSLHVAGGRAIYTGPRALFSVALGVGLGGAVSEEDMDRMEALLGQGGGAVRIELNPFCDPSLGRSLARRRYVVESFQLVWWRRPGDVPPPPPGVTVRPMSVGEERTWAGLFFHAYAGRPAAAEVELLGGLNLTRTPCNTCFLACVDGEPRGVGVVSATGGVALLSGDGVPLPYRGRGLQLALIHARLEWAAERGCDVATASTEPATASQRSYEKAGFRCAYPKLIMVRPAPGT; from the coding sequence ATGGACGCCGAGTCATTGCCGCACCCGGAGCCCCGCCTGCTGGCGTGGCGCATCGAGCAGGCGCAGGCGGAGCAGGTGGACCAGACGCCCCTGCCCGGGCGCGTGGGGCAGCCCTCACTGCACGTGGCGGGTGGGCGGGCCATCTACACCGGCCCCCGGGCGCTGTTCTCGGTGGCGCTGGGGGTGGGGCTGGGCGGCGCGGTGAGCGAGGAGGACATGGACCGGATGGAGGCGCTGCTCGGCCAGGGCGGCGGCGCGGTCCGCATCGAGCTGAACCCGTTCTGCGACCCGTCGCTGGGACGGTCGCTGGCGCGGCGCCGGTACGTCGTGGAGTCCTTCCAGCTCGTGTGGTGGCGCCGTCCGGGGGACGTGCCTCCGCCGCCTCCGGGCGTCACGGTGCGCCCCATGAGCGTGGGCGAGGAGCGCACGTGGGCGGGGCTCTTCTTCCACGCGTACGCGGGGCGCCCCGCGGCGGCGGAGGTGGAGCTGCTGGGCGGCCTCAACCTGACGCGCACGCCCTGCAACACCTGTTTCCTGGCGTGTGTCGATGGGGAACCCCGGGGCGTGGGCGTGGTGTCCGCGACGGGCGGCGTGGCGCTGCTGTCGGGGGATGGTGTCCCCCTGCCCTACCGGGGGCGGGGGCTCCAATTGGCGCTCATCCACGCACGGCTGGAGTGGGCGGCCGAGCGCGGCTGCGACGTGGCCACCGCGTCGACGGAGCCCGCCACGGCGTCACAGCGCAGCTACGAGAAGGCGGGGTTCCGCTGTGCGTACCCGAAGCTCATCATGGTGAGGCCCGCCCCGGGGACTTGA
- a CDS encoding thioesterase II family protein: MPSPTPQSPDRWFPTRKPLTEPRMRLFCFPFAGGSAAIYNAWGAAMPVGVELCAVQLPGRERRLMEKPIDNLPALVDALLPVLAPLLDRPFVFFGYSMGSRISLELTRRLHVRNGPMPRGLMLAAAGPPRENDREPIHHLPEAEFIAHLRKYDGTPEEILQHKELLELLLPTLRADFALAWWENGNHPVKLDVPISAMGAVGDAHVPVAKLETWREETSNADFRVRHFQGGHFFIRQHQDAILTAVREDLARWMAPAT; the protein is encoded by the coding sequence ATGCCCAGTCCGACCCCTCAGAGCCCCGACCGCTGGTTCCCGACGCGCAAGCCGCTGACCGAGCCGCGCATGCGGCTGTTCTGCTTCCCCTTCGCGGGCGGCAGCGCGGCCATCTACAACGCCTGGGGCGCCGCCATGCCCGTGGGCGTGGAGCTGTGCGCGGTGCAGCTCCCCGGCCGCGAGCGCCGGCTGATGGAGAAGCCCATCGACAACCTCCCGGCGCTGGTGGACGCGCTGCTCCCCGTGCTGGCGCCGCTGCTGGACAGGCCCTTCGTCTTCTTCGGCTACAGCATGGGCTCGCGCATCTCCCTGGAGCTGACGCGCCGCCTGCACGTGCGCAACGGCCCCATGCCCCGGGGCCTCATGCTGGCCGCCGCCGGCCCGCCGCGAGAGAACGACCGTGAGCCCATCCACCACCTGCCCGAGGCCGAGTTCATCGCGCACCTGCGCAAGTACGACGGCACGCCGGAGGAAATCCTCCAGCACAAGGAGCTGCTGGAGCTGCTGCTGCCCACGCTGCGCGCGGACTTCGCGCTCGCCTGGTGGGAGAACGGCAACCACCCCGTGAAGCTCGACGTCCCCATCTCCGCCATGGGCGCGGTGGGCGACGCTCACGTCCCCGTGGCGAAGCTGGAGACGTGGCGCGAAGAAACTTCGAACGCGGACTTCCGCGTCCGTCACTTCCAGGGCGGCCACTTCTTCATCCGCCAGCACCAGGACGCCATCCTCACCGCCGTGCGCGAGGACCTCGCGCGGTGGATGGCCCCGGCGACCTGA
- a CDS encoding 4'-phosphopantetheinyl transferase family protein, with protein sequence MSTVSNLLELRPDEVHVWIVEPERIDDRQLLDAYWGLLDAREREKQRRFRFERHQRQYLVSHALVRLTLSRYAPVAPAAWTFATNAYGRPEVQGEWGTKLRFNLSHTDGMALVAVGTGAELGADVEDAQREGETVEIADHYFAPTEVATLRGLPKDRHRARFFEYWTLKEAYIKARGAGLSLPLEQFAFHLEPEQAPRISFDPRMRDEPEAWQFVQLKPSERHQAAVALRRARGLPLSVRWQFTVPLAGDTTPPRYQAA encoded by the coding sequence ATGTCGACTGTCTCGAACCTCCTGGAGCTGCGGCCCGACGAGGTCCATGTCTGGATTGTCGAGCCGGAGCGCATCGACGACCGGCAACTGCTGGACGCCTACTGGGGACTGCTGGACGCGAGGGAGCGCGAGAAGCAGCGCCGCTTCCGCTTCGAGCGACACCAGCGGCAGTACCTGGTGAGTCACGCGCTGGTGCGGCTGACTCTCTCACGCTACGCGCCGGTGGCTCCGGCCGCTTGGACCTTCGCGACCAACGCGTACGGGCGGCCGGAGGTGCAGGGCGAGTGGGGCACGAAGCTGCGCTTCAACCTCTCCCACACCGACGGCATGGCCCTGGTGGCGGTGGGGACGGGTGCGGAGCTGGGCGCGGACGTGGAGGATGCGCAGCGGGAAGGGGAGACGGTGGAGATCGCCGACCACTACTTCGCGCCCACCGAGGTGGCCACGCTGCGCGGCCTGCCGAAGGATCGCCACCGCGCGCGCTTCTTCGAGTACTGGACGCTGAAGGAGGCCTACATCAAGGCGCGCGGGGCCGGGCTGTCGCTGCCGCTGGAGCAGTTCGCCTTCCACCTGGAGCCGGAGCAGGCGCCGCGCATCTCCTTCGACCCGCGCATGCGGGACGAGCCGGAGGCGTGGCAGTTCGTGCAGCTCAAGCCGTCGGAGCGGCACCAGGCGGCGGTGGCACTGCGGCGGGCCCGGGGCCTGCCGCTGAGCGTGCGCTGGCAATTCACCGTGCCGCTGGCCGGGGACACCACTCCGCCCCGCTATCAGGCGGCGTAG
- a CDS encoding phosphatase domain-containing protein — MDLTAATKKLETLRTLMAGHTDMAEERRILELLTGASAAELNFLLSNVDLEGLLSDMDDRIIGPDNQTALLELLCVQRAAELSLPARASLVTALQVGATRLEAERRVRDLFLGLHGRELTSFKNLLDSGGNHQDLEKLLFDDVDDPGVREEILTHIRREAEGSPSGENKVLSDIDDTFYANLKDKRYPSKTVYPGVLAFYAELDRGPGIIAGREGDLTFVTARPMDALGVVENMTLDTLRERGVPPPAVLSGSFAHLVGNSRIADKKFDNFQRYLRIFPEYGFVFVGDSGQGDVEFGDRMLAAAPNSVHAVFIHDVVDTPEATRQAWRAKRIYFFDTYVGAAVEAFQQGVISRDGVARIARAAQESIAGIAFTTPGQREARQFELERDLKRAAAITAPPVATNR, encoded by the coding sequence ATGGACCTGACTGCCGCGACGAAGAAGCTGGAGACGCTGCGCACCCTCATGGCCGGCCACACGGACATGGCCGAGGAGCGCCGCATCCTGGAGCTGCTCACCGGGGCCAGCGCCGCGGAGCTCAACTTCCTGCTGAGCAACGTGGACCTGGAAGGACTGCTCAGCGACATGGATGACCGCATCATCGGCCCGGACAACCAGACCGCGCTGCTGGAGCTGCTGTGCGTCCAGCGTGCGGCCGAGCTGTCCCTCCCCGCGCGCGCCAGCCTGGTGACGGCGCTCCAGGTGGGCGCCACCCGCCTGGAGGCCGAGCGCCGCGTCCGGGACTTGTTCCTCGGGCTGCATGGCCGCGAGCTGACGTCCTTCAAGAACCTGCTCGACTCGGGCGGCAACCACCAGGACTTGGAGAAGCTGCTCTTCGACGACGTGGACGACCCGGGCGTGCGCGAGGAAATCCTCACCCACATCCGCCGCGAGGCGGAAGGCTCGCCCAGCGGAGAGAACAAGGTCCTCAGCGACATCGACGACACCTTCTACGCGAACCTCAAGGACAAACGGTACCCGTCGAAGACGGTGTACCCGGGCGTGCTCGCCTTCTACGCCGAGCTGGACCGCGGGCCCGGCATCATCGCCGGCCGCGAGGGGGACCTCACCTTCGTCACCGCGCGCCCCATGGACGCGCTGGGCGTGGTGGAGAACATGACGCTGGACACCTTGCGCGAGCGCGGCGTCCCGCCGCCCGCCGTGCTCTCCGGCAGCTTCGCCCACCTCGTGGGCAACTCGCGCATCGCGGACAAGAAGTTCGACAACTTCCAGCGCTACCTCCGCATCTTCCCCGAGTACGGCTTCGTCTTCGTGGGTGACAGCGGCCAGGGCGACGTGGAGTTCGGAGACCGCATGCTCGCGGCGGCCCCGAACTCGGTGCACGCCGTGTTCATCCACGACGTGGTGGACACGCCGGAGGCCACGCGCCAGGCCTGGCGGGCGAAGCGCATCTACTTCTTCGACACCTACGTGGGCGCCGCGGTGGAGGCCTTCCAGCAGGGCGTCATCTCCCGGGACGGCGTGGCACGCATCGCCCGCGCCGCCCAGGAGTCCATCGCCGGCATCGCCTTCACCACGCCCGGCCAGCGCGAGGCCCGGCAGTTCGAGCTGGAGCGGGACCTGAAGCGCGCGGCGGCCATCACCGCCCCGCCGGTGGCGACGAACCGCTGA
- a CDS encoding galactose oxidase-like domain-containing protein, protein MLTGEARAQAPSDVGQWTHLGTWPISATHANLLPNGKVFVFGEFDEGEGPPVLWDPATNTRTQAAVPDYNIFCSGHSFLADGRLLVTGGHTESHVGLAHTSIYDGATNTWFRGPDMNDLRWYPTNTTLPNGDVAVLSGETHGSGMTNQLVQVYQLGGPGSGPAHTLRDLSTAVRDLPYYPRMFVAPNGKLFFAAPRRATMFLDWYGTGTWWEYGRSLFGGRSYGPAVYFDGKVMILGGGDPPTATAEIIDLNLPKPAWRYTASMSLPRRQGNATMLPDGTVLVTGGSSASGFNTASGAVKYAEVYNPTADKWTRLASASDFHGYHATTLLLPDGRVLHGGGRNVRTMELFSPPYLFKGARPTLASAPGLVEPGKRFNVSTPQAASIRKVTLIGLGAPTHAMDQGQRFLTLGFTVTADGLTVTAPATNVDAPPGPYLLFLVDDRGVPSVGKVVMVPPVPPKARRLVSFSDVWRYDDRGVDPGSDWMLRDYDDSAWQSGSGQLGYGDGDEGTLLTRTSPAQPSVYFRRHLTLDKPVTRAWLEALYDDGIGVWVNGVPVFARNLGNGVGFGAYASASVSNEYERAAVPLSGTPFVVGDNVISVMVKQVSGSSDDLTFALGLEAELSDDGPPPDTLTLVSPNGGEVLIVGTSATLRWNTSGNVSAVDLEWSLDGGANWAPIASGVVNTGAYTWQVPNSPTTQAMVRVSRTGGVAPVDVSNAVFSISTVRRETPIPWRSTWKFRDNGQDPGATWTSAGYNDSAWLSGAGQLGYGDGDEATMLTRTIPSQTSVYFRKKLTVSGTVTSATLSVLYDDGIVVYVNGTPVLYRNVATNATAHAKYANAGSDNASATVALAPDVFVQGENTVAVMVKQVGATSPDLTFDLSLELGISGSSPPAGR, encoded by the coding sequence ATGCTCACTGGCGAGGCCCGGGCGCAGGCACCTTCCGACGTCGGGCAATGGACGCACCTGGGCACCTGGCCCATCTCCGCCACCCACGCCAACCTGCTCCCCAACGGCAAGGTGTTCGTCTTCGGAGAGTTCGACGAGGGCGAGGGGCCACCGGTGCTGTGGGACCCCGCCACCAACACGCGGACGCAGGCGGCGGTGCCCGACTACAACATCTTCTGCTCGGGGCACTCGTTCCTCGCCGACGGGCGGCTGCTGGTGACGGGAGGGCACACGGAGTCGCACGTGGGGCTCGCGCACACGAGCATCTACGACGGGGCCACGAACACCTGGTTCCGCGGCCCCGACATGAATGACCTTCGTTGGTACCCCACCAACACCACGCTGCCCAATGGGGACGTGGCGGTCCTCTCGGGTGAGACGCACGGCTCGGGAATGACGAACCAGCTCGTGCAGGTGTACCAGCTGGGCGGCCCGGGCAGCGGTCCCGCCCACACGCTGAGAGACCTGTCCACCGCGGTGCGCGACCTGCCCTACTACCCGCGCATGTTCGTGGCGCCCAACGGCAAGCTCTTCTTCGCGGCCCCGAGGCGCGCCACCATGTTCCTGGACTGGTACGGCACGGGCACGTGGTGGGAGTACGGCCGCAGCCTCTTCGGGGGACGCAGCTACGGCCCGGCGGTGTACTTCGACGGGAAGGTGATGATTCTCGGCGGAGGGGACCCGCCCACGGCCACCGCGGAAATCATCGACCTCAACCTGCCGAAGCCCGCGTGGCGCTACACCGCGTCCATGTCGCTGCCCCGGCGGCAGGGCAACGCCACCATGCTCCCCGACGGCACGGTGCTCGTCACCGGGGGCTCCAGCGCCAGCGGCTTCAACACCGCGTCCGGCGCGGTGAAGTACGCGGAGGTCTACAACCCCACGGCGGACAAGTGGACGAGGCTGGCCTCCGCGAGCGACTTCCACGGCTACCACGCGACGACGCTGCTGCTTCCGGACGGGCGCGTGCTGCACGGCGGCGGCCGCAACGTGCGCACGATGGAGCTCTTCTCGCCGCCCTACCTCTTCAAGGGTGCGCGTCCCACGCTCGCCTCGGCACCGGGCCTCGTCGAGCCGGGGAAGCGCTTCAACGTGAGCACGCCGCAGGCGGCGTCCATCCGCAAGGTGACGCTCATCGGCCTGGGGGCGCCCACGCACGCCATGGACCAGGGGCAGCGCTTCCTCACCCTGGGCTTCACGGTTACGGCGGATGGATTGACTGTCACCGCGCCCGCCACCAACGTGGACGCGCCGCCGGGGCCGTACCTGCTCTTCCTCGTGGACGACCGGGGAGTGCCCTCGGTGGGGAAGGTGGTGATGGTGCCGCCGGTGCCGCCGAAGGCGCGGCGCCTCGTGTCGTTCAGCGACGTGTGGAGGTACGACGACCGCGGTGTGGACCCCGGCTCGGACTGGATGCTCCGGGACTACGACGACTCCGCGTGGCAGTCCGGCTCGGGGCAGCTCGGCTACGGGGATGGCGACGAGGGCACGCTGCTGACGCGCACGTCGCCGGCCCAGCCCTCGGTGTACTTCCGCAGGCACCTCACGCTCGACAAGCCCGTCACCCGCGCCTGGCTGGAGGCGCTCTACGACGACGGCATCGGCGTGTGGGTCAACGGCGTGCCCGTCTTCGCGAGGAACCTGGGCAACGGGGTGGGCTTCGGCGCGTACGCCTCCGCCTCGGTGAGCAACGAGTACGAGCGGGCCGCGGTGCCGCTGTCGGGCACACCCTTCGTGGTGGGGGACAACGTCATCTCCGTGATGGTGAAGCAGGTGAGCGGCTCGTCCGACGACCTCACCTTCGCGCTGGGCCTGGAGGCGGAGTTGAGCGACGACGGGCCCCCGCCGGACACGCTCACGCTGGTGTCTCCCAACGGGGGCGAGGTGCTCATCGTCGGTACCTCCGCCACCCTCCGGTGGAACACCAGCGGCAACGTGTCCGCCGTGGACCTGGAATGGTCGCTGGACGGGGGCGCCAACTGGGCCCCCATCGCCTCCGGCGTGGTGAACACCGGCGCGTACACCTGGCAGGTGCCGAACTCGCCGACGACGCAGGCGATGGTGCGCGTGTCCCGCACCGGGGGCGTTGCTCCCGTGGACGTGAGCAACGCCGTCTTCTCCATCTCCACCGTGCGGCGAGAGACGCCCATCCCCTGGCGCTCCACCTGGAAGTTCCGGGACAACGGACAGGACCCGGGCGCGACGTGGACGTCAGCGGGGTACAACGACAGCGCGTGGCTGTCCGGCGCGGGCCAGCTCGGCTATGGCGACGGGGACGAGGCGACGATGCTCACGCGAACCATTCCGTCGCAGACGAGCGTCTACTTCCGCAAGAAGCTCACCGTGTCCGGCACCGTGACGAGCGCCACGCTGAGCGTGCTCTATGACGACGGCATCGTGGTGTACGTCAACGGGACGCCGGTGCTCTATCGCAACGTGGCTACCAATGCCACCGCACATGCGAAGTACGCCAACGCGGGCTCGGACAACGCCAGCGCCACGGTGGCGCTGGCGCCGGACGTCTTCGTGCAGGGCGAGAACACCGTCGCCGTCATGGTGAAGCAGGTGGGCGCCACCTCGCCCGACCTGACGTTCGACCTCTCGCTGGAGCTGGGAATCAGCGGTTCGTCGCCACCGGCGGGGCGGTGA
- a CDS encoding glycosyltransferase family 2 protein, whose protein sequence is MELFPIHLLFIMVLMNRYILGPLLRRLRGQQFDRVDDTYRPRVAIVIPLFNEGKGIFHAVRSLLEQDYPSELLQIVVVDDCSKDDSFAWALKAAEGHTNVVVLRNPENMGKRKGINRGVKAAVDAEIIVSVDSDVIVDKSAVRQLVRRFTSPRIGAVGGRTYVTNRHQNWLTRMIEIKFHFAQEWLKDLERSFRQVMCLTGCLTAYRRHVMLELEPILEARSIAGIPIKYGEDRFLTRQIVKARYETVYTLDAFCFTAAPATLAGYFSQQLRWRRSNLVDLLGGLSHAWRLHPVVTVHYVSQLALLLSYPVVIMHNVINGEFWDILAFHFLVIGLLGVIYRLETRHLPEDRRVHGASFLPMALLMPVTYALFTPLALFTLDSGSWETRGSPSSAPATSPADNRGGIPPTHAGEGSSS, encoded by the coding sequence ATGGAGCTCTTTCCCATTCATCTGCTGTTCATCATGGTGTTGATGAACCGCTACATCCTCGGTCCGCTCCTGCGGCGCCTGCGCGGCCAGCAGTTCGACCGGGTGGACGACACGTACCGTCCGCGGGTGGCCATCGTCATTCCCCTCTTCAACGAGGGAAAAGGCATCTTCCACGCCGTCCGCAGCCTGCTCGAGCAGGACTACCCCAGCGAGCTGCTGCAAATCGTGGTGGTGGATGACTGCTCCAAGGACGACAGCTTCGCCTGGGCGCTGAAGGCCGCCGAGGGGCACACGAACGTCGTCGTGCTGCGCAACCCGGAGAACATGGGCAAGCGCAAGGGAATCAACCGGGGCGTGAAGGCCGCCGTCGACGCGGAAATCATCGTGTCGGTGGACTCGGACGTCATCGTCGACAAGTCCGCCGTGCGCCAGTTGGTGCGCCGCTTCACCAGCCCGCGCATCGGCGCCGTGGGTGGCCGCACCTACGTGACGAACCGCCATCAGAACTGGCTGACGCGGATGATTGAAATCAAGTTCCACTTCGCCCAGGAGTGGCTGAAGGACCTGGAGCGCAGCTTCCGGCAGGTGATGTGCCTGACGGGCTGCCTCACCGCGTACCGCCGCCACGTCATGCTGGAGCTGGAGCCCATCCTCGAGGCGCGCTCCATCGCCGGCATCCCCATCAAGTACGGCGAGGACCGCTTCCTCACGCGGCAGATCGTCAAGGCCAGGTACGAGACGGTCTACACGCTGGACGCGTTCTGCTTCACCGCCGCGCCCGCCACGCTGGCCGGGTACTTCTCCCAACAACTGCGGTGGCGGCGCTCCAACCTGGTGGACCTGCTGGGCGGCCTGTCCCACGCGTGGCGGCTGCACCCGGTGGTGACGGTCCATTACGTGTCGCAGCTCGCGCTGCTGCTCTCGTACCCGGTGGTCATCATGCACAACGTGATCAACGGTGAGTTCTGGGACATCCTCGCCTTCCACTTCCTCGTCATCGGGCTGCTGGGCGTCATCTACCGCCTCGAGACGCGCCACCTGCCGGAGGACCGGCGCGTGCATGGCGCGAGCTTCCTGCCCATGGCGCTGCTCATGCCGGTGACGTACGCGCTCTTCACGCCGCTCGCGCTCTTCACGCTGGACTCCGGGAGTTGGGAGACGCGGGGCAGTCCCAGCTCCGCTCCCGCCACGTCGCCCGCGGACAACCGCGGCGGGATTCCGCCCACTCACGCCGGTGAGGGCTCCTCTTCATGA